In a genomic window of Erigeron canadensis isolate Cc75 chromosome 5, C_canadensis_v1, whole genome shotgun sequence:
- the LOC122601273 gene encoding uncharacterized protein LOC122601273, translated as MAEHHNEKDKHNRRNEEEILFPEDSMDISDQIGRTLEKYTSLLLKWLNATMEGAMNNHIAQMIREEVAVNVQREFEKRDAKDKGKKTEEEKEVEVTGERIYKKKFTFRDFEVCHPPGITVTVIPSFVQETVGRDSGMVMSEAEVTKLRSEFLNDCQGNLSLNEFRAQFLDKAQVFLEFLENDQLLKEQFYLKLGKNLIEKISLRQMESFSMLADVARDQEIEQSRVEEGDSKRKHEDTNSPNKRFRQEGSSGNNSTRRNIPFCRQCKRNHSGVCRASEKGCYNCGKPGHTSRECKSKPHDPVICFKCYEEGHVKSSCPKFTKEERLEKRRRKAERKNAQAHGNQRGRSFQLTVEQARNADDVVTGTFLVYNVPMQILFDSGANRSFVN; from the exons ATGGCTGAACATCATAATGAGAAGGACAAACACAATAGGAGGAATGAAGAGGAAATCCTCTTTCCCGAGGATAGCATGGACATCTCCGATCAAATAGGGAGAACGCTAGAAAAGTATACTTCTCTCTTACTAAAATGGTTGAATGCAACAATGGAAGGGGCTATGAACAACCATATAGCTCAAATGATTAGAGAAGAGGTTGCGGTTAATGTGCAACGAGAGTTTGAGAAAAGAGATGCTAAGGATAAGGGCAAGAAAACTGAGGAGGAAAAAGAAGTGGAGGTGACGGGAGAAAGAATTTATAAAAAGAAGTTCACTTTTAGGGACTTCGAAGTATGCCACCCACCTGGTATCACGGTGACCGTGATCCCATCGTTTGTACAAG AAACAGTGGGAAGAGATAGTGGGATGGTTATGTCGGAGGCTGAAGTGACAAAGTTGAGAAGCGAGTTCCTCAATGATTGTCAAGGCAATTTGAGCTTAAATGAATTCCGTGCTCAATTCTTGGACAAGGCACAAGTTTTTCTGGAATTTCTTGAGAATGACCAATTGCTAAAAGAGCAATTCTATTTAAAGTTGGGGAAGAATTTGATAGAGAAGATAAGCCTACGCCAAATGGAGTCTTTTTCCATGTTGGCCGATGTGGCTAGAGACCAAGAGATTGAACAATCAAGAGTGGAGGAAGGTGATTCGAAAAGGAAGCATGAGGACACAAATTCTCCAAACAAGCGGTTTAGACAAGAGGGTAGTTCCGGTAACAACTCTACTAGAAGAAACATTCCTTTTTGCCGTCAATGCAAGAGGAATCATTCGGGGGTATGTAGGGCGTCAGAGAAGGGTTGTTATAATTGCGGGAAACCGGGGCACACGAGCAGGGAGTGCAAGTCAAAACCTCACGACCCCGTTATATGTTTCAAATGCTATGAAGAGGGACATGTGAAAAGTTCGTGTCCAAAATTTACCAAAGAGGAAAGACTTGAGAAGAGGAGGAGGAAGGCGGAGAGAAAGAATGCTCAAGCGCATGGGAACCAACGAGGAAGGTCCTTTCAACTCACCGTGGAGCAGGCAAGGAACGCAGATGACGTGGTTACAGGTACATTTCTTGTGTATAATGTGCCTATGCAAATTCTTTTTGATTCGGGGGCGAATAGATCTTTTGTTAATTAG